A window from Cryptomeria japonica chromosome 1, Sugi_1.0, whole genome shotgun sequence encodes these proteins:
- the LOC131070086 gene encoding probable LRR receptor-like serine/threonine-protein kinase At1g67720 isoform X1: MEASACALFLIISWSVYSCLAESGFLSLDCGGIGNLTDSSTGITWTPDDKYIQGGYRKANNDQTLEFYHQSLRVFPKPLNKSCYHLPITPNVPFLLRLYFVGVRYTNLIPNFNYSIETQEFLSLRKATFQRNPPQRSEKILVSGGQVLYICLIRASEDVDPFISSIELRPLRQGMYNQVKSRSMLHMRARNSYGASKQIRHPDDQFDRMWDPDVAKELYNVSSVEPISTNNTEDLPPSVVMQTAVAVPANDSTVDLDFINSEEETLLLLYFAEIENTSGSRIFDINIDGETKFTGPHLVRNHSAIEVPILIDRTLSLLTLSKTSNSTMSPILNALEWYERVTTAPLTSSEDVQALASVKKIFNLSNWNCISDPCFIYPWEGINCNNGPEIVRVLEIDLSNRNLTGSIPSTLGNMTALVKLSLDNNHLTGGLPDLSKLVILERLHLQNNDLSGDVPDWLSELPNLKELFIGNNNFSGVIPQKLQDLNLLELTYEGNNYLCVRKEECRLSSHSHGRRGKTVSVPVVVCPIAIAGIISLLGIIIYRKKFGRKEIANSGTQGTPTGNRESRYVPGQDNLIISVPSTPKSRSFSLEEMMTATKNFSSKIGQGGFGSVFLGELAEGKQIAVKILSFFSEQGIAQFLNEIELLSRAHHRNLVCLLGYCNASRDLMLVYEYMSGGSLNDHLYGRNKSKYPKLGWKSRLKIALHAAQGLEYLRTNCTPKIIHRDIKTANILLDANLTGKLADFGLSRVAADDVSHVITAVRGTAGYVDPKYFTTHVLTEKSDVYSFGVVLLEIICGRRPIDITLSEPQVDLVKWVMPLVKEDEDFMNIKELVDKSMDNNYNKDSVIYVAKLAMRCIESESIDRPSSSDVVMEIKGAMKYEI, encoded by the exons ATGGAAGCTAGCGCATGCGCTCTGTTTCTCATCATATCGTGGAGCGTATATTCATGTCTTGCTGAATCAG GGTTTCTGAGCCTTGATTGCGGTGGAATAGGAAACCTCACAGATTCTAGTACCGGTATTACGTGGACTCCCGATGACAAGTACATCCAAGGCGGTTACAGAAAAGCCAATAATGACCAAACCCTTGAATTTTATCATCAAAGCTTACGAGTGTTTCCCAAGCCTCTCAACAAATCTTGCTATCACCTGCCCATCACTCCTAACGTGCCTTTCTTATTAAGATTATATTTTGTGGGAGTTAGATACACGAACCTGATTCCAAATTTCAACTATTCTATCGAGACACAGGAATTCTTAAGCTTAAGAAAAGCGACATTTCAAAGGAATCCCCCACAAAGGAGTGAGAAGATCTTGGTCAGTGGTGGGCAAGTGCTGTATATTTGCTTAATCCGAGCCTCAGAGGATGTTGATCCATTTATTTCTTCTATCGAGTTGAGACCTCTTCGACAAGGAATGTACAATCAGGTTAAGTCCAGATCAATGTTGCATATGCGAGCGAGAAATTCTTACGGCGCATCTAAGCAGATAAG gcACCCTGATGACCAATTCGACCGGATGTGGGATCCTGACGTAGCTAAAGAATTATATAATGTTAGCTCGGTTGAGCCGATTTCAACAAACAACACAGAAGATCTTCCTCCGTCTGTTGTCATGCAAACGGCCGTGGCAGTGCCTGCAAATGACAGTACAGTTGATCTTGATTTTATAAACTCCGAGGAGGAGACCTTACTCTTACTTTATTTTGCGGAGATCGAAAACACTTCTGGGTCTAGAATTTTCGACATTAATATTGATGGCGAAACAAAATTTACAGGTCCCCATCTTGTCAGAAATCATTCTGCCATAGAAGTACCTATCTTAATTGACAGAACATTGTCCTTGTTGACATTGTCCAAAACCTCTAACTCTACCATGAGTCCTATCCTGAATGCTTTGGAGTGGTACGAAAGGGTTACCACGGCACCTCTTACCTCTTCGGAAGACG TTCAAGCTCTTGCTagtgtaaagaaaatatttaaccTAAGTAATTGGAATTGTATCTCGGACCCATGCTTTATTTATCCGTGGGAAGGAATAAATTGTAATAACGGCCCTGAAATAGTCAGAGTCTTAGAGAT CGACTTATCGAACAGGAATCTGACAGGATCGATACCTTCAACGCTTGGAAACATGACTGCGCTGGTTAAATT ATCGCTTGACAATAACCACCTTACGGGAGGTTTACCAGATTTATCCAAGCTAGTCATCTTGGAGAGACT GCATTTACAAAACAACGACTTAAGTGGGGATGTTCCAGACTGGCTCTCTGAGCTACCTAATCTGAAAGAGTT GTTTATAGGCAACAATAATTTCAGTGGTGTGATTCCTCAAAAGCTTCAAGATCTCAATTTACTGGAACTTAC ATATGAAGGCAACAACTATCTTTGTGTGAGAAAGGAGGAATGCCGACTATCTTCCCATTCACATGGGCGTAGGGGGAAGACTGTATCAGTACCAGTAGTAGTTTGTCCAATTGCAATAGCAGGTATTATTTCATTGCTGGGTATTATCATCTATCGAAAGAAATTCGGGAGAAAGGAGATTGCCAATTCAGGTACTCAAGGCACCCCTACAGGGAATAGGGAATCTAGATACGTGCCTGGCCAAG ATAACTTGATTATTTCGGTTCCAAGCACACCAAAATCTCGTTCGTTCTCTCTCGAAGAGATGATGACAGCTACTAAAAACTTTAGCAGCAAGATTGGACAAGGTGGATTTGGATCAGTGTTTCTTGGTGAACTTGCggaaggaaaacaaattgctgtGAAAATTCTTTCTTTTTTCTCAGAACAAGGGATTGCACAATTCTTAAACGAG ATTGAACTTCTATCGAGAGCTCATCATAGGAACTTGGTGTGTTTGCTCGGATATTGTAATGCATCTAGGGATCTCATGCTTGTCTATGAGTACATGTCTGGAGGTTCACTAAATGACCACCTctatg GCCGTAACAAATCGAAATATCCTAAATTGGGTTGGAAAAGTAGGCTTAAAATTGCATTACATGCAGCACAAG GATTGGAATACCTACGCACAAATTGCACTCCTAAAATAATTCACAGGGATATAAAAACAGCCAACATTCTTCTCGATGCCAATTTAACCGGCAAATTGGCAGATTTTGGTCTTTCAAGGGTGGCAGCCGATGATGTTTCCCATGTCATTACAGCTGTGAGAGGAACTGCTGGATATGTAGACCCCAA GTATTTTACCACCCATGTGTTGACAGAGAAAAGTGATGTGTACAGTTTTGGTGTGGTTCTATTAGAGATCATATGCGGTAGAAGACCTATTGATATAACCCTATCCGAACCTCAAGTCGAccttgtcaaatgg GTTATGCCATTAGTGAAAGAGGATGAAGATTTTATGAATATCAAGGAATTGGTTGACAAGAGTATGGACAATAACTATAACAAAGATTCTGTAATCTATGTCGCTAAACTAGCCATGAGATGTATTGAAAGTGAGTCTATTGATAGGCCATCTTCAAGTGATGTCGTAATGGAGATCAAAGGTGCCATGAAATATGAGATTTAG
- the LOC131070086 gene encoding probable LRR receptor-like serine/threonine-protein kinase At1g67720 isoform X3 has protein sequence MEASACALFLIISWSVYSCLAESGFLSLDCGGIGNLTDSSTGITWTPDDKYIQGGYRKANNDQTLEFYHQSLRVFPKPLNKSCYHLPITPNVPFLLRLYFVGVRYTNLIPNFNYSIETQEFLSLRKATFQRNPPQRSEKILVSGGQVLYICLIRASEDVDPFISSIELRPLRQGMYNQVKSRSMLHMRARNSYGASKQIRHPDDQFDRMWDPDVAKELYNVSSVEPISTNNTEDLPPSVVMQTAVAVPANDSTVDLDFINSEEETLLLLYFAEIENTSGSRIFDINIDGETKFTGPHLVRNHSAIEVPILIDRTLSLLTLSKTSNSTMSPILNALEWYERVTTAPLTSSEDVQALASVKKIFNLSNWNCISDPCFIYPWEGINCNNGPEIVRVLEIDLSNRNLTGSIPSTLGNMTALVKLSLDNNHLTGGLPDLSKLVILERLHLQNNDLSGDVPDWLSELPNLKELFIGNNNFSGVIPQKLQDLNLLELTYEGNNYLCVRKEECRLSSHSHGRRGKTVSVPVVVCPIAIAGIISLLGIIIYRKKFGRKEIANSGTQGTPTGNRESRYVPGQDNLIISVPSTPKSRSFSLEEMMTATKNFSSKIGQGGFGSVFLGELAEGKQIAVKILSFFSEQGIAQFLNEIELLSRAHHRNLVCLLGYCNASRDLMLVYEYMSGGSLNDHLYGRNKSKYPKLGWKSRLKIALHAAQGI, from the exons ATGGAAGCTAGCGCATGCGCTCTGTTTCTCATCATATCGTGGAGCGTATATTCATGTCTTGCTGAATCAG GGTTTCTGAGCCTTGATTGCGGTGGAATAGGAAACCTCACAGATTCTAGTACCGGTATTACGTGGACTCCCGATGACAAGTACATCCAAGGCGGTTACAGAAAAGCCAATAATGACCAAACCCTTGAATTTTATCATCAAAGCTTACGAGTGTTTCCCAAGCCTCTCAACAAATCTTGCTATCACCTGCCCATCACTCCTAACGTGCCTTTCTTATTAAGATTATATTTTGTGGGAGTTAGATACACGAACCTGATTCCAAATTTCAACTATTCTATCGAGACACAGGAATTCTTAAGCTTAAGAAAAGCGACATTTCAAAGGAATCCCCCACAAAGGAGTGAGAAGATCTTGGTCAGTGGTGGGCAAGTGCTGTATATTTGCTTAATCCGAGCCTCAGAGGATGTTGATCCATTTATTTCTTCTATCGAGTTGAGACCTCTTCGACAAGGAATGTACAATCAGGTTAAGTCCAGATCAATGTTGCATATGCGAGCGAGAAATTCTTACGGCGCATCTAAGCAGATAAG gcACCCTGATGACCAATTCGACCGGATGTGGGATCCTGACGTAGCTAAAGAATTATATAATGTTAGCTCGGTTGAGCCGATTTCAACAAACAACACAGAAGATCTTCCTCCGTCTGTTGTCATGCAAACGGCCGTGGCAGTGCCTGCAAATGACAGTACAGTTGATCTTGATTTTATAAACTCCGAGGAGGAGACCTTACTCTTACTTTATTTTGCGGAGATCGAAAACACTTCTGGGTCTAGAATTTTCGACATTAATATTGATGGCGAAACAAAATTTACAGGTCCCCATCTTGTCAGAAATCATTCTGCCATAGAAGTACCTATCTTAATTGACAGAACATTGTCCTTGTTGACATTGTCCAAAACCTCTAACTCTACCATGAGTCCTATCCTGAATGCTTTGGAGTGGTACGAAAGGGTTACCACGGCACCTCTTACCTCTTCGGAAGACG TTCAAGCTCTTGCTagtgtaaagaaaatatttaaccTAAGTAATTGGAATTGTATCTCGGACCCATGCTTTATTTATCCGTGGGAAGGAATAAATTGTAATAACGGCCCTGAAATAGTCAGAGTCTTAGAGAT CGACTTATCGAACAGGAATCTGACAGGATCGATACCTTCAACGCTTGGAAACATGACTGCGCTGGTTAAATT ATCGCTTGACAATAACCACCTTACGGGAGGTTTACCAGATTTATCCAAGCTAGTCATCTTGGAGAGACT GCATTTACAAAACAACGACTTAAGTGGGGATGTTCCAGACTGGCTCTCTGAGCTACCTAATCTGAAAGAGTT GTTTATAGGCAACAATAATTTCAGTGGTGTGATTCCTCAAAAGCTTCAAGATCTCAATTTACTGGAACTTAC ATATGAAGGCAACAACTATCTTTGTGTGAGAAAGGAGGAATGCCGACTATCTTCCCATTCACATGGGCGTAGGGGGAAGACTGTATCAGTACCAGTAGTAGTTTGTCCAATTGCAATAGCAGGTATTATTTCATTGCTGGGTATTATCATCTATCGAAAGAAATTCGGGAGAAAGGAGATTGCCAATTCAGGTACTCAAGGCACCCCTACAGGGAATAGGGAATCTAGATACGTGCCTGGCCAAG ATAACTTGATTATTTCGGTTCCAAGCACACCAAAATCTCGTTCGTTCTCTCTCGAAGAGATGATGACAGCTACTAAAAACTTTAGCAGCAAGATTGGACAAGGTGGATTTGGATCAGTGTTTCTTGGTGAACTTGCggaaggaaaacaaattgctgtGAAAATTCTTTCTTTTTTCTCAGAACAAGGGATTGCACAATTCTTAAACGAG ATTGAACTTCTATCGAGAGCTCATCATAGGAACTTGGTGTGTTTGCTCGGATATTGTAATGCATCTAGGGATCTCATGCTTGTCTATGAGTACATGTCTGGAGGTTCACTAAATGACCACCTctatg GCCGTAACAAATCGAAATATCCTAAATTGGGTTGGAAAAGTAGGCTTAAAATTGCATTACATGCAGCACAAG GGATATAA
- the LOC131070086 gene encoding probable LRR receptor-like serine/threonine-protein kinase At1g67720 isoform X2, producing MEASACALFLIISWSVYSCLAESGFLSLDCGGIGNLTDSSTGITWTPDDKYIQGGYRKANNDQTLEFYHQSLRVFPKPLNKSCYHLPITPNVPFLLRLYFVGVRYTNLIPNFNYSIETQEFLSLRKATFQRNPPQRSEKILVSGGQVLYICLIRASEDVDPFISSIELRPLRQGMYNQVKSRSMLHMRARNSYGASKQIRHPDDQFDRMWDPDVAKELYNVSSVEPISTNNTEDLPPSVVMQTAVAVPANDSTVDLDFINSEEETLLLLYFAEIENTSGSRIFDINIDGETKFTGPHLVRNHSAIEVPILIDRTLSLLTLSKTSNSTMSPILNALEWYERVTTAPLTSSEDVQALASVKKIFNLSNWNCISDPCFIYPWEGINCNNGPEIVRVLEIDLSNRNLTGSIPSTLGNMTALVKLSLDNNHLTGGLPDLSKLVILERLHLQNNDLSGDVPDWLSELPNLKELFIGNNNFSGVIPQKLQDLNLLELTYEGNNYLCVRKEECRLSSHSHGRRGKTVSVPVVVCPIAIAGIISLLGIIIYRKKFGRKEIANSGTQGTPTGNRESRYVPGQDNLIISVPSTPKSRSFSLEEMMTATKNFSSKIGQGGFGSVFLGELAEGKQIAVKILSFFSEQGIAQFLNEIELLSRAHHRNLVCLLGYCNASRDLMLVYEYMSGGSLNDHLYGRNKSKYPKLGWKSRLKIALHAAQGLEYLRTNCTPKIIHRDIKTANILLDANLTGKLADFGLSRVAADDVSHVITAVRGTAGYVDPKEK from the exons ATGGAAGCTAGCGCATGCGCTCTGTTTCTCATCATATCGTGGAGCGTATATTCATGTCTTGCTGAATCAG GGTTTCTGAGCCTTGATTGCGGTGGAATAGGAAACCTCACAGATTCTAGTACCGGTATTACGTGGACTCCCGATGACAAGTACATCCAAGGCGGTTACAGAAAAGCCAATAATGACCAAACCCTTGAATTTTATCATCAAAGCTTACGAGTGTTTCCCAAGCCTCTCAACAAATCTTGCTATCACCTGCCCATCACTCCTAACGTGCCTTTCTTATTAAGATTATATTTTGTGGGAGTTAGATACACGAACCTGATTCCAAATTTCAACTATTCTATCGAGACACAGGAATTCTTAAGCTTAAGAAAAGCGACATTTCAAAGGAATCCCCCACAAAGGAGTGAGAAGATCTTGGTCAGTGGTGGGCAAGTGCTGTATATTTGCTTAATCCGAGCCTCAGAGGATGTTGATCCATTTATTTCTTCTATCGAGTTGAGACCTCTTCGACAAGGAATGTACAATCAGGTTAAGTCCAGATCAATGTTGCATATGCGAGCGAGAAATTCTTACGGCGCATCTAAGCAGATAAG gcACCCTGATGACCAATTCGACCGGATGTGGGATCCTGACGTAGCTAAAGAATTATATAATGTTAGCTCGGTTGAGCCGATTTCAACAAACAACACAGAAGATCTTCCTCCGTCTGTTGTCATGCAAACGGCCGTGGCAGTGCCTGCAAATGACAGTACAGTTGATCTTGATTTTATAAACTCCGAGGAGGAGACCTTACTCTTACTTTATTTTGCGGAGATCGAAAACACTTCTGGGTCTAGAATTTTCGACATTAATATTGATGGCGAAACAAAATTTACAGGTCCCCATCTTGTCAGAAATCATTCTGCCATAGAAGTACCTATCTTAATTGACAGAACATTGTCCTTGTTGACATTGTCCAAAACCTCTAACTCTACCATGAGTCCTATCCTGAATGCTTTGGAGTGGTACGAAAGGGTTACCACGGCACCTCTTACCTCTTCGGAAGACG TTCAAGCTCTTGCTagtgtaaagaaaatatttaaccTAAGTAATTGGAATTGTATCTCGGACCCATGCTTTATTTATCCGTGGGAAGGAATAAATTGTAATAACGGCCCTGAAATAGTCAGAGTCTTAGAGAT CGACTTATCGAACAGGAATCTGACAGGATCGATACCTTCAACGCTTGGAAACATGACTGCGCTGGTTAAATT ATCGCTTGACAATAACCACCTTACGGGAGGTTTACCAGATTTATCCAAGCTAGTCATCTTGGAGAGACT GCATTTACAAAACAACGACTTAAGTGGGGATGTTCCAGACTGGCTCTCTGAGCTACCTAATCTGAAAGAGTT GTTTATAGGCAACAATAATTTCAGTGGTGTGATTCCTCAAAAGCTTCAAGATCTCAATTTACTGGAACTTAC ATATGAAGGCAACAACTATCTTTGTGTGAGAAAGGAGGAATGCCGACTATCTTCCCATTCACATGGGCGTAGGGGGAAGACTGTATCAGTACCAGTAGTAGTTTGTCCAATTGCAATAGCAGGTATTATTTCATTGCTGGGTATTATCATCTATCGAAAGAAATTCGGGAGAAAGGAGATTGCCAATTCAGGTACTCAAGGCACCCCTACAGGGAATAGGGAATCTAGATACGTGCCTGGCCAAG ATAACTTGATTATTTCGGTTCCAAGCACACCAAAATCTCGTTCGTTCTCTCTCGAAGAGATGATGACAGCTACTAAAAACTTTAGCAGCAAGATTGGACAAGGTGGATTTGGATCAGTGTTTCTTGGTGAACTTGCggaaggaaaacaaattgctgtGAAAATTCTTTCTTTTTTCTCAGAACAAGGGATTGCACAATTCTTAAACGAG ATTGAACTTCTATCGAGAGCTCATCATAGGAACTTGGTGTGTTTGCTCGGATATTGTAATGCATCTAGGGATCTCATGCTTGTCTATGAGTACATGTCTGGAGGTTCACTAAATGACCACCTctatg GCCGTAACAAATCGAAATATCCTAAATTGGGTTGGAAAAGTAGGCTTAAAATTGCATTACATGCAGCACAAG GATTGGAATACCTACGCACAAATTGCACTCCTAAAATAATTCACAGGGATATAAAAACAGCCAACATTCTTCTCGATGCCAATTTAACCGGCAAATTGGCAGATTTTGGTCTTTCAAGGGTGGCAGCCGATGATGTTTCCCATGTCATTACAGCTGTGAGAGGAACTGCTGGATATGTAGACCCCAA AGAAAAGTGA
- the LOC131070086 gene encoding probable LRR receptor-like serine/threonine-protein kinase At5g48740 isoform X4, with product MEASACALFLIISWSVYSCLAESGFLSLDCGGIGNLTDSSTGITWTPDDKYIQGGYRKANNDQTLEFYHQSLRVFPKPLNKSCYHLPITPNVPFLLRLYFVGVRYTNLIPNFNYSIETQEFLSLRKATFQRNPPQRSEKILVSGGQVLYICLIRASEDVDPFISSIELRPLRQGMYNQVKSRSMLHMRARNSYGASKQISDLSNRNLTGSIPSTLGNMTALVKLSLDNNHLTGGLPDLSKLVILERLHLQNNDLSGDVPDWLSELPNLKELFIGNNNFSGVIPQKLQDLNLLELTYEGNNYLCVRKEECRLSSHSHGRRGKTVSVPVVVCPIAIAGIISLLGIIIYRKKFGRKEIANSGTQGTPTGNRESRYVPGQDNLIISVPSTPKSRSFSLEEMMTATKNFSSKIGQGGFGSVFLGELAEGKQIAVKILSFFSEQGIAQFLNEIELLSRAHHRNLVCLLGYCNASRDLMLVYEYMSGGSLNDHLYGRNKSKYPKLGWKSRLKIALHAAQGLEYLRTNCTPKIIHRDIKTANILLDANLTGKLADFGLSRVAADDVSHVITAVRGTAGYVDPKYFTTHVLTEKSDVYSFGVVLLEIICGRRPIDITLSEPQVDLVKWVMPLVKEDEDFMNIKELVDKSMDNNYNKDSVIYVAKLAMRCIESESIDRPSSSDVVMEIKGAMKYEI from the exons ATGGAAGCTAGCGCATGCGCTCTGTTTCTCATCATATCGTGGAGCGTATATTCATGTCTTGCTGAATCAG GGTTTCTGAGCCTTGATTGCGGTGGAATAGGAAACCTCACAGATTCTAGTACCGGTATTACGTGGACTCCCGATGACAAGTACATCCAAGGCGGTTACAGAAAAGCCAATAATGACCAAACCCTTGAATTTTATCATCAAAGCTTACGAGTGTTTCCCAAGCCTCTCAACAAATCTTGCTATCACCTGCCCATCACTCCTAACGTGCCTTTCTTATTAAGATTATATTTTGTGGGAGTTAGATACACGAACCTGATTCCAAATTTCAACTATTCTATCGAGACACAGGAATTCTTAAGCTTAAGAAAAGCGACATTTCAAAGGAATCCCCCACAAAGGAGTGAGAAGATCTTGGTCAGTGGTGGGCAAGTGCTGTATATTTGCTTAATCCGAGCCTCAGAGGATGTTGATCCATTTATTTCTTCTATCGAGTTGAGACCTCTTCGACAAGGAATGTACAATCAGGTTAAGTCCAGATCAATGTTGCATATGCGAGCGAGAAATTCTTACGGCGCATCTAAGCAGATAAG CGACTTATCGAACAGGAATCTGACAGGATCGATACCTTCAACGCTTGGAAACATGACTGCGCTGGTTAAATT ATCGCTTGACAATAACCACCTTACGGGAGGTTTACCAGATTTATCCAAGCTAGTCATCTTGGAGAGACT GCATTTACAAAACAACGACTTAAGTGGGGATGTTCCAGACTGGCTCTCTGAGCTACCTAATCTGAAAGAGTT GTTTATAGGCAACAATAATTTCAGTGGTGTGATTCCTCAAAAGCTTCAAGATCTCAATTTACTGGAACTTAC ATATGAAGGCAACAACTATCTTTGTGTGAGAAAGGAGGAATGCCGACTATCTTCCCATTCACATGGGCGTAGGGGGAAGACTGTATCAGTACCAGTAGTAGTTTGTCCAATTGCAATAGCAGGTATTATTTCATTGCTGGGTATTATCATCTATCGAAAGAAATTCGGGAGAAAGGAGATTGCCAATTCAGGTACTCAAGGCACCCCTACAGGGAATAGGGAATCTAGATACGTGCCTGGCCAAG ATAACTTGATTATTTCGGTTCCAAGCACACCAAAATCTCGTTCGTTCTCTCTCGAAGAGATGATGACAGCTACTAAAAACTTTAGCAGCAAGATTGGACAAGGTGGATTTGGATCAGTGTTTCTTGGTGAACTTGCggaaggaaaacaaattgctgtGAAAATTCTTTCTTTTTTCTCAGAACAAGGGATTGCACAATTCTTAAACGAG ATTGAACTTCTATCGAGAGCTCATCATAGGAACTTGGTGTGTTTGCTCGGATATTGTAATGCATCTAGGGATCTCATGCTTGTCTATGAGTACATGTCTGGAGGTTCACTAAATGACCACCTctatg GCCGTAACAAATCGAAATATCCTAAATTGGGTTGGAAAAGTAGGCTTAAAATTGCATTACATGCAGCACAAG GATTGGAATACCTACGCACAAATTGCACTCCTAAAATAATTCACAGGGATATAAAAACAGCCAACATTCTTCTCGATGCCAATTTAACCGGCAAATTGGCAGATTTTGGTCTTTCAAGGGTGGCAGCCGATGATGTTTCCCATGTCATTACAGCTGTGAGAGGAACTGCTGGATATGTAGACCCCAA GTATTTTACCACCCATGTGTTGACAGAGAAAAGTGATGTGTACAGTTTTGGTGTGGTTCTATTAGAGATCATATGCGGTAGAAGACCTATTGATATAACCCTATCCGAACCTCAAGTCGAccttgtcaaatgg GTTATGCCATTAGTGAAAGAGGATGAAGATTTTATGAATATCAAGGAATTGGTTGACAAGAGTATGGACAATAACTATAACAAAGATTCTGTAATCTATGTCGCTAAACTAGCCATGAGATGTATTGAAAGTGAGTCTATTGATAGGCCATCTTCAAGTGATGTCGTAATGGAGATCAAAGGTGCCATGAAATATGAGATTTAG